From the genome of Candidatus Omnitrophota bacterium:
CGCCCATGTCCTCCAACGTCAAACCCAGATAATAGTAGACGGCCTTCAACTCTTCCGACGGGATGTGGGAATAGCCTTTGTTTTTGAAATATTCCAACGCTTTTTCGTATTGCTCTACCGCCAAACCATTGTCTTTCTTAGCCCGGAACGACTGTCCTAAGAGAAAATAGCCTCTTCCCGCCCAGGAGGGTTCGCGGATCAAGCGCTGCAAGGCGGGAATGGCTTCTTCGATCCGGCCATGCTTGATAAGCAACTCGCCCAATTCCGCCCGTTCCTTATCCGCTTCCGGATGTTCGGTAAGGATTTTCTTAAGCAAACCGATCTTGTTTTTATCGCGATCCAGTTTCATCCGTTCCAATTGGACGGCCGCATCTTTTCCGCCCGCGCTGGAACGGATTTCCATTTCGAAGCGGGCAATGCGGGCGTCCAGGTATTCGTCTTTTAAGAGTTGGTCGTAGGGCGACGCCGCTAGAAGTTCTTGATACAGATTTTCCGCGATGCCGTATTCTCCCGATTGCCGCCACACCCGCGCCTGTTCCCGCCGCGCCGGTTCGAAGGAGGGGTAGCCGTCGAGAATCGCCGCCAGGATTTTGTTGGCTTCGTTATGCAATCCCGCTGTGCGGTAATGCGCCGCGATATCTACGCCCAATTGAAAATCTTTGGGATTGGCGCGGAATTCCTCCAGCATGTTGTCCAGTTTTTCTATGAATTCGGGCGCGCCGGGGGCTTCGCGTTTTTTCTTCTCGATCGCCGCTCTTCGATCCATCAAATTTTCGGGAATGCCAACGCGGGAATACGCTTGAGCGGAGATGTCCCGTAGACGATGGGCGATTTTGTCGTCTTTGGGCTTCAATACAATAAGCCGCTGCAATAGCGCCGCCGCTTCATCATAACGTTCCAGCCGGATGAGGATTTCCGCGTTTTCTTCCAGGGCTTGGGGATGCGTGGCGTTTTGCGAGAGGACTTTTTCGTAGGCTTCGCGGGCTTCTTCCAATCGCCCCGTCTTTTCCGCGCATTTCGCGAAAGCGAGGGCGGCGCGGACGTTGTCCGGCTGGCTGCGGTAGAGGAGTTCGAGATCGTCGATCGCTTTGTCCGATTGGCCGATCCCTTTCAGGATCGTTCCGCGCAGGAATTTAAATCCTTTGGCGAAAAGCGAGCTTTTCTGCGTGCGCGCCACTTCCAAATCTTTTAAGCCGTGCAGGGCTTCTTCGTTATGCGGGAATTGTTGGAGGACTTGCTTGAAATAACGTTCGGCGAGATCGAATTCGCCCTCCTTGAGGGCGCTGCGGGCGCGGGTTAGGTATTGAACGATATCCATGGATTTTCATTCTCCTATCAATTCCCAAAAATTGATGCAGCGGAAGAACGCCAGACCTAAAAAACAGTGGTAAGTGACGAATGACAAGTGGTTAATTCTTCCGTATTACCTTATTCGCAAATCGCAAGCAATAATCAAGGGCAGAAACAACCTTGCCCTTGTCGCCCGTCATTCAAAATTCACCATTCAAAATTCAAAATTCAACGAGCGGGACCGATTTTTGTTTTCTTCTTCACCTCCTGGCAGGGGATGGAAATCTTCACGTTGCGGAATACCGGGGTGATTTGATTCCGCGTTTCCCGGATGAAACTGACGTAATATTGGAAATAGTCCCCTTTGCCGGGAAGCAGGAGTTGACCCTCGCTGCCGTGGACCGTTCTCGCCCAGGGCAGGTAGCCGATGCTTTCGTCTTCTTTCTGGTTGGCCCAGCGGGCTTTTACCGTCAGGTTGGTTCCTATGGGAATCTCAGCTTCCCAGGACATCACCGCCGGTCCGGAGCCGGAACCTTCGGCGGGGAAGAATGGCGATAAATAGCCGCCCGAAACCGGTTTATCCTCTAGCGAGCGTATATAGCGAATGTCGCCCAGACTGGTCGGGAAGCGGGTGATTACGCTTTTAAAATCCAGCAGAAATTTGTCGTCTTGAATATCATAGGTTCCGATTTTGCGGAAGGCCTTGGGATCGTTGGTTTTGGCGTGAGCAAAATCGATGAAATCCTTATCGAATTGCGTTTTGATCTTGATATGTTCGGTTGCGCCTTCGCTGTAGGCGCTGCTGTAGAGCTGAACATAGACCTCGTATCGTCCGTTGGGGGCGGGCAATTCCGTCCGCAGAACGCTCTCCGATTGCGGCGGGGTGTAAAAGGCGTTGTATTTCGTATTCCACAGCCATAAATCGTTGCTAAAGAAATAGGTGAAACTGTTTTTATCGGCGATGTAAGCCGGTTCGATGCGGATGACGGCTTCTTCCATGTCGGCGTGGAGGAAGAGTTCCTTCTTTTTCTGGTTGAATCGGATATATTCGCCCAATCCGGCGGAATATTCTTCTTCCTCTTTGACCGTATAGACGCGCTGACCGTTGTCGATGGGCGTTTCCGGCATCCGCAATTGGAAGTAGAGACGCTTTTCGGTGCTGATATTGTTTCCGAAACTATTTTTCTCGTTCTTCTCGCCGATCAGGTCGTATTTATCCGCGACGATCAGCATGGTGTTGCGAGCGGAAAAGACGGGAACGTCGAAACTGGTTTCCCGCATGGCGTTTTGGGGGATGTCGTCGATGAAGCCGGTTAGTTCGTTTTGGTTGTAGATCATCGAAACCCGCACGTATTCCGCTTCGGAGTCGCTCGGATTATTCACTTGCGCTATCAATTTGGCGCGTTGGCCCCAAAGGGGAACGCCACTGTCCGCCGTCAATTGCATCCAGTGCCCCATCCAGGGATCGACGCTCAGATCGGGAAGATCGTGCAGCGTGACCGTGAAGCGGCTTTCGTTGTTCTCTTCGCTGCTTTCGTCGATTTTGCCAAAAGGATCGACGACGAATTGGATGTCGTGATGGCCGAGGCCTTTGTAGGACGGCGGATCCCAGACGATTTCCACTTCTTTCGATTCGCCCGGCTCCAGGCGGTCGATCGTTATCCGGCGGTACGATTGATTGAACGGCTCCAACCGTTGATTCAGCGAACGGTCGCCGTCGTAGGCTTCCAGAGCGACGTCAGTGGCCGGACCCATTCCCATATTGTATACGTGAGTGCGTAGATAGACGGTTTTTCCGATGACGGGAATTTCCGGCTTGACGGTTACGTCCGCTTCGGCCAGCGCCAGGTCCGGCTTGCCCAATACGGTTACGGGCAGCGAGTAATTGTTTTCGCCTTTTTCGGACCGGGCGCGCACTTTGTATTCGTATTCTCCTTTAACGGGGAGTTTTAGGCTGAAATCGATATCCCGCGTCTGTTCCGGCGGCAGGAATAAGCTCTTTTCCTCCGTCGCCGATCCCGGACCTTCGACGGCGACTTGCAATGTTGCGTCTGCGATGGGCGAGAAATTGTGGATAGGCATTTTCATGCGCACGGTTCGTTCCGCCGTCAAGTCGGAAGGCATGAAGGTTATATTCTTCATCAAAGGAATCGCCGGCGATTCTTGATTCCAGTGGAGAGGAACGATAATTTTCTCGTCGTCTTTGGTTTTTTTTATGCCCTGCGACGGATCGTCGAGCAGGGAGATATAGATGCACTGCGCATCCGGCGGCAGCGTCCCTTTCCATTCCACCGTCGTAGTAACGCAGGCGAGAACCTCCGCTGCGACGATCGTTTGTTTCACGTCGCCCGCCGTCAATTCGCATTGCACGTCCGTCAAGTCGAATTTGGAGCGATTGGCGATTTGGAATTGGACGGCGGTTTCCTCGCTGCTGGTTTCCGCCTTTCCGCCGCTTAGGAATAAAGCGGGCTTGAATTGGGAGATTTCGCAGCCGCCCCAGGCGTCAAGGTTCTCTTCCTCGTTCCAGGCATAAATCCGTACGAAAGCGGTAGCGTCCTCGACTTCGCCTAACGTGAATTCGAAAGTCTTATCAATTGCGCCTCCTTCGAAATCGAACGGTTCGCCTTGATAAACGAACTTATCCGCGATGTTCATGGAGATGACGGCTTTGCCTTTGGCGAAGGTCTTTACCGGCGCGGTCAGTTGAAATTCATGATCGAAGCCGGGAACGAAGAATGTAGGCGACAATTCCATTTCCAGCCGTTCTTTCGGCGAAGCCAATGGGATGGCTGGATCGCCGAAAAAGATGTACTGATCGGCGAGTTCCCTGGAATTATACGACTGCATAAACATATTTTTTGCGAATGTCGCCGCTTCGCCGAGGCGGGTTAATCCGTCTTCCAGGAGGTTGCGGGTGACGAAGTGGGACAAGATCATGTGCTGATCGGTGGTTCCTTCGCCGCTGGGCGCCCAGACGGCGATGCCGCCCCGGTCGGGATGGCGGATAAATTCTTCCGCCAGGCAGACGTTGAACGGCGAGATGTGGAAGTTGAGATAGCCCGTTTTGCAAGACCAGTTCATGACGAAGGGGAAGCGCGTATTCGGCGCAAGTTCCAACACGTTGCTGTAAAGCCGGTCCGTGCCGTAAAAAAGCCGTTCGTGCGACCATAACTGGTTGCCGCCGTGGCCGATGTACTGCGCCAGGGAAGCGCCCTGGTTGAAGGCTTTGATGATGGCCAGCGT
Proteins encoded in this window:
- a CDS encoding tetratricopeptide repeat protein; the encoded protein is MDIVQYLTRARSALKEGEFDLAERYFKQVLQQFPHNEEALHGLKDLEVARTQKSSLFAKGFKFLRGTILKGIGQSDKAIDDLELLYRSQPDNVRAALAFAKCAEKTGRLEEAREAYEKVLSQNATHPQALEENAEILIRLERYDEAAALLQRLIVLKPKDDKIAHRLRDISAQAYSRVGIPENLMDRRAAIEKKKREAPGAPEFIEKLDNMLEEFRANPKDFQLGVDIAAHYRTAGLHNEANKILAAILDGYPSFEPARREQARVWRQSGEYGIAENLYQELLAASPYDQLLKDEYLDARIARFEMEIRSSAGGKDAAVQLERMKLDRDKNKIGLLKKILTEHPEADKERAELGELLIKHGRIEEAIPALQRLIREPSWAGRGYFLLGQSFRAKKDNGLAVEQYEKALEYFKNKGYSHIPSEELKAVYYYLGLTLEDMG
- a CDS encoding C25 family cysteine peptidase, which gives rise to MKRFSIGLWIVWIMAGLAAQAADWRDVKYPPSHQPNFTLLESSDSHVRIRYERSEGDPLYRTENRIYVGLPIGATYSLEILAQDYGVYKNRGEEAILEENAADPAQIESQKEAVRKSIGVSRMEYQELDVLRLEIVSPAGIQSASPQSSFQLDKLSIAKLEFAIRWREGSARKPEIAAPADNGYGRIFRNLCINGEEAIKFRRKRILPEEEKTQGFHPFSIGYQVDGELLNNGVKNVAPRTNAVRVNIRETGMTAVRCEDLASLGILPVIVPLQQTRLWHKGVELPLFVKDDGDNVLEKGEGFFFYGEKSASEYTQDAPYFLTWAEWNTPPQRTEEKAAVWTGEGEKYVRVRQIHDEDNLLGRMGPNFYGWFYTDLDAQTKELPLQLPNLAPEGDVKISISVRNNAKKRWDFTVRIADATRAASAQINASTTFSFDIPAAEVKQTTALVFVSAEKPPEISMIERSMSDKMGNEDFLFIDNVEIDYPALFVPGGETPLIERSQLDNRTKAIQIYASLPPSATDSKTSSSGNPQEDAPASGWNAWTIKEGAAVQRLTAPDAPPSGYLALPDGDWDAIETVFDDKVLEPQAIELDYPSSLHRKDQGYNYVVIVHNTLLQSAKRLAEKRLQDGFQVLLTDVQDIYDEFNYGYPDIDAIRRFLRYAQSEWNGLSPEFAVLVGDSNWDHRNRLKQQVVDQIPTEAPDNNPQRYGADEWYAYLWGGSQDSFSDAIVGRISIRQPEELDRYIDKLIVYETKSPVGLWRTKSLFIADDTFERYSVEQTKTSLPPPMKPEIINQIDFPHVTNPYLYHRNIDNPDSKAQEYINKKYCPQGTLAIIKAFNQGASLAQYIGHGGNQLWSHERLFYGTDRLYSNVLELAPNTRFPFVMNWSCKTGYLNFHISPFNVCLAEEFIRHPDRGGIAVWAPSGEGTTDQHMILSHFVTRNLLEDGLTRLGEAATFAKNMFMQSYNSRELADQYIFFGDPAIPLASPKERLEMELSPTFFVPGFDHEFQLTAPVKTFAKGKAVISMNIADKFVYQGEPFDFEGGAIDKTFEFTLGEVEDATAFVRIYAWNEEENLDAWGGCEISQFKPALFLSGGKAETSSEETAVQFQIANRSKFDLTDVQCELTAGDVKQTIVAAEVLACVTTTVEWKGTLPPDAQCIYISLLDDPSQGIKKTKDDEKIIVPLHWNQESPAIPLMKNITFMPSDLTAERTVRMKMPIHNFSPIADATLQVAVEGPGSATEEKSLFLPPEQTRDIDFSLKLPVKGEYEYKVRARSEKGENNYSLPVTVLGKPDLALAEADVTVKPEIPVIGKTVYLRTHVYNMGMGPATDVALEAYDGDRSLNQRLEPFNQSYRRITIDRLEPGESKEVEIVWDPPSYKGLGHHDIQFVVDPFGKIDESSEENNESRFTVTLHDLPDLSVDPWMGHWMQLTADSGVPLWGQRAKLIAQVNNPSDSEAEYVRVSMIYNQNELTGFIDDIPQNAMRETSFDVPVFSARNTMLIVADKYDLIGEKNEKNSFGNNISTEKRLYFQLRMPETPIDNGQRVYTVKEEEEYSAGLGEYIRFNQKKKELFLHADMEEAVIRIEPAYIADKNSFTYFFSNDLWLWNTKYNAFYTPPQSESVLRTELPAPNGRYEVYVQLYSSAYSEGATEHIKIKTQFDKDFIDFAHAKTNDPKAFRKIGTYDIQDDKFLLDFKSVITRFPTSLGDIRYIRSLEDKPVSGGYLSPFFPAEGSGSGPAVMSWEAEIPIGTNLTVKARWANQKEDESIGYLPWARTVHGSEGQLLLPGKGDYFQYYVSFIRETRNQITPVFRNVKISIPCQEVKKKTKIGPAR